CTTCTCCCAAGCCCGGCGATACGGCATCACCCTAAAGCGACGGTCCCGGGTCACCCCAAGCGACGCCCCCGTGTCCGCACCGGTGTCATCCTGAGCTTGTCGAAGGGTTGTCGAAGGACGGTCGAAGGGATTGTCATCCTGAGCCCGTCGAAGGGCGGTCGATGACGATCCTCGCGCCTTCGCTGTTATCGGCAGATTTCGCGCGCATCGCGGAGCAAATCGAGTGCGTCGAAGACGCGGGCGCAGATTATCTGCATCTCGACGTAATGGACGGGCAGTTCGTTCCGAACATAACGTGGGGCCCGAAGATCATCGGCGATCTGCGCAAGCTTTCACCCTTGACCTTCGACGCGCATTTGATGATCGTCGAGCCCGAACGCTACGTCGACGACTTCCGCGAAGCGGGCTGCGAACGGATTACGTTCCATCTCGAGGCGACGTACCACGCGCAGCGGCTTCTCGTGCACTTGCGCTCGATGGGCGTAAAAGCCGGCATCGCAATCTGTCCGCAGACGCCGGTCGGGCTGCTCCAAGATATCATCGAGGATTGCGACACCGTGCTCGTGATGAGCGTGAATCCCGGCTTCTCCGGGCAGAAATTCATTCCGCGTT
The DNA window shown above is from Candidatus Cybelea sp. and carries:
- the rpe gene encoding ribulose-phosphate 3-epimerase, coding for MTILAPSLLSADFARIAEQIECVEDAGADYLHLDVMDGQFVPNITWGPKIIGDLRKLSPLTFDAHLMIVEPERYVDDFREAGCERITFHLEATYHAQRLLVHLRSMGVKAGIAICPQTPVGLLQDIIEDCDTVLVMSVNPGFSGQKFIPRSIEKVREARALIDGRNSDCLIEVDGGVGDTNARALVEAGANALVMGSTVFGAPDPAAALRHIRSLLA